One genomic region from Bufo bufo chromosome 3, aBufBuf1.1, whole genome shotgun sequence encodes:
- the HAO2 gene encoding hydroxyacid oxidase 2 isoform X1, producing the protein MSGQGEAEMSLICLADFEAYAKDNLPKATWEYYAAGADDCGTRDDNLLAFKRIRLRPRMLRDVSVTDSRTTILGTEISCPIGIAPTAFHCLAWPDGEISTARAAETQNLCYVASTYSTCSVEEIVAAAPAGFRWFQLYIYRDRKLSEQLVHRVEALGFKALVLTVDLPYTGKRRSDIRNNFRLPPHLKVKNFEGVFKEHCGPDNYGVPDNTLDPSISWKDIHWLRSLTRLPIIIKGILTKEDAELAVKHGVQGIIVSNHGGRQLDGELATIDALSEVVEAVQGRTEVYIDGGIRTGSDVLKALALGAKCVFIGRPIVWGLAYKGEEGVRGVLQILTDEFRLSMALSGCRNISEINRNLVQFSRL; encoded by the exons at GTCGGGGCAGGGGGAGGCCGAGATGTCCCTCATTTGCCTGGCGGACTTTGAAGCTTACGCCAAAGATAATTTACCTAAAGCCACATGGGAGTATTACGCCGCGGGGGCAGACGATTGCGGCACCCGGGATGACAACTTACTTGCCTTCAAGCG GATTCGACTGAGACCCCGGATGCTGCGAGACGTGTCCGTAACGGACTCCAGAACCACCATCTTAGGAACCGAGATCAGCTGCCCCATCGGGATAGCACCTACCGCCTTCCACTGCCTGGCCTGGCCAGACGGAGAGATCAGCACCGCCAGAG CGGCCGAGACTCAGAATTTATGCTACGTGGCGAGCACCTACTCCACCTGCTCTGTGGAGGAGATAGTCGCCGCCGCCCCCGCTGGTTTCCGCTGGTTCCAGTTGTACATTTACCGGGACCGTAAGCTGTCCGAGCAGCTGGTGCACCGGGTGGAGGCGCTGGGCTTCAAGGCGCTGGTTCTGACTGTGGACCTTCCATACACCGGCAAGAGGAGGAGCGACATCCGTAATAACTTTCGACTTCCTCCTCACCTCAAGGTTAAGAACTTTGAGGGAGTTTTCAAA GAACATTGTGGCCCCGACAATTACGGGGTCCCGGACAACACTCTGGACCCGTCCATTAGTTGGAAGGATATTCATTGGCTGAGAAGTCTGACCCGTCTGCCGATCATCATCAAGGGAATTCTGACCAAGGAGGATGCGGAGCTGGCGGTGAAACATGGAGTGCAGGGAATCATTGTGTCCAACCACGGGGGGCGCCAGCTGGACGGAGAACTGGCCACG ATCGACGCCCTGTCTGAGGTAGTGGAAGCGGTGCAGGGTCGGACCGAGGTGTACATAGACGGGGGGATACGGACGGGGAGCGACGTCCTGAAGGCGCTGGCCCTGGGAGCAAAGTGCGTGTTCATTGGACGCCCCATTGTCTGGGGTCTGGCGTACAAG GGCGAAGAAGGTGTCCGGGGGGTGCTGCAGATCCTGACTGACGAATTCCGGCTGTCCATGGCGCTCTCTG GATGCCGGAACATTTCTGAAATCAACCGAAACCTCGTCCAGTTCTCCAGACTCTGA
- the HAO2 gene encoding hydroxyacid oxidase 2 isoform X2, with protein MSLICLADFEAYAKDNLPKATWEYYAAGADDCGTRDDNLLAFKRIRLRPRMLRDVSVTDSRTTILGTEISCPIGIAPTAFHCLAWPDGEISTARAAETQNLCYVASTYSTCSVEEIVAAAPAGFRWFQLYIYRDRKLSEQLVHRVEALGFKALVLTVDLPYTGKRRSDIRNNFRLPPHLKVKNFEGVFKEHCGPDNYGVPDNTLDPSISWKDIHWLRSLTRLPIIIKGILTKEDAELAVKHGVQGIIVSNHGGRQLDGELATIDALSEVVEAVQGRTEVYIDGGIRTGSDVLKALALGAKCVFIGRPIVWGLAYKGEEGVRGVLQILTDEFRLSMALSGCRNISEINRNLVQFSRL; from the exons ATGTCCCTCATTTGCCTGGCGGACTTTGAAGCTTACGCCAAAGATAATTTACCTAAAGCCACATGGGAGTATTACGCCGCGGGGGCAGACGATTGCGGCACCCGGGATGACAACTTACTTGCCTTCAAGCG GATTCGACTGAGACCCCGGATGCTGCGAGACGTGTCCGTAACGGACTCCAGAACCACCATCTTAGGAACCGAGATCAGCTGCCCCATCGGGATAGCACCTACCGCCTTCCACTGCCTGGCCTGGCCAGACGGAGAGATCAGCACCGCCAGAG CGGCCGAGACTCAGAATTTATGCTACGTGGCGAGCACCTACTCCACCTGCTCTGTGGAGGAGATAGTCGCCGCCGCCCCCGCTGGTTTCCGCTGGTTCCAGTTGTACATTTACCGGGACCGTAAGCTGTCCGAGCAGCTGGTGCACCGGGTGGAGGCGCTGGGCTTCAAGGCGCTGGTTCTGACTGTGGACCTTCCATACACCGGCAAGAGGAGGAGCGACATCCGTAATAACTTTCGACTTCCTCCTCACCTCAAGGTTAAGAACTTTGAGGGAGTTTTCAAA GAACATTGTGGCCCCGACAATTACGGGGTCCCGGACAACACTCTGGACCCGTCCATTAGTTGGAAGGATATTCATTGGCTGAGAAGTCTGACCCGTCTGCCGATCATCATCAAGGGAATTCTGACCAAGGAGGATGCGGAGCTGGCGGTGAAACATGGAGTGCAGGGAATCATTGTGTCCAACCACGGGGGGCGCCAGCTGGACGGAGAACTGGCCACG ATCGACGCCCTGTCTGAGGTAGTGGAAGCGGTGCAGGGTCGGACCGAGGTGTACATAGACGGGGGGATACGGACGGGGAGCGACGTCCTGAAGGCGCTGGCCCTGGGAGCAAAGTGCGTGTTCATTGGACGCCCCATTGTCTGGGGTCTGGCGTACAAG GGCGAAGAAGGTGTCCGGGGGGTGCTGCAGATCCTGACTGACGAATTCCGGCTGTCCATGGCGCTCTCTG GATGCCGGAACATTTCTGAAATCAACCGAAACCTCGTCCAGTTCTCCAGACTCTGA